CCGAGCATTGTCCCTACTAAAGATCTCGTAAAGGGAATAAGCAGTACAATTAAAATGATAAAAGGAATTGATCGAAAGACATTCACAAATAATGCTGTAATAAAGTTAATCACTTTGTTTTGCCAAATTTGGCCTCTCTCTGTCAAGAACAGCAATAATCCTAACAACACACCAAATATAAATGTAAAAATAAGTGCTATAGCAGTCATATAAAGTGTTTCTTCAGTTGCTACCCACATATTATCCCAATTAACGTTCGGAAATAATCCTTCTTCATTATAAAAATTCTCAAACATAGTGGATCACCTCCACGTCTACTTTTTGTTCTTTAATGTAGGTGATCGCTTCTTCAATCACAGGCTTTTCGCCAGTCACATTCACAAACAATGACCCGTACGATCCGTCCCTCGTCTGTGAGATCTTCCCTTGTAAAATACTGATAGAGATATCAAAACGCCTCACAACATCCGTAATAAGCGAGCGTTTAGCATCACTTCCTACAAATGTAAGCTGTAAGACGTGTCCGATGCCGTCATCTTTAAACAGATGCGCTATTGCTTCCTCTGTTTCTTCAGGCTCCGTCACTTGCTTAACAAATTCTTTTGTCATGTCTTCCTTCGGGCTCCTAAATACATCAAGAACCGGTCCTTCTTCAACAATTTGACCGTTTTCCATGACGGCCACGCGATGACAAATTTTTCGGATAACGTGCATTTCATGCGTAATAAGTATGATCGTTAAGCTTAATTTTTTATTAATGTCTACTAACAGATCTAAAATAGAATCCGTCGTTTTTGGATCTAAAGCCGAGGTAGCTTCATCACATAGCAAGACCTTTGGGTTAGTAGCTAACGCCCTTGCTATTCCAACTCTTTGTTTTTGTCCGCCACTCAGTTGAGCAGGATAAGATCCCCCTCGCCCTTCAAGCCCAACGAGCGTAATGAGCTCTTGTACTCGCTTTTTCTTCTCGCCTTTCGAAACACCTTTTATTTCCAATGGAAAGGCAATGTTTTCTTCCACAGTGCGTGACCAAAGAAGATTAAAGTGTTGGAAGATCATACCGATTTCTTGACGAGCTTTTCGGAGTTCTTTTTTAGTAAGGGTCGTCATGTTTTTACCCGCTACCGTTATATCACCTGAGGAGGGAGTCTCAAGCATATTTAGTAAACGAATTAACGTACTTTTACCAGCTCCGCTATAACCGATAATTCCGAAAATTTCGCCTTCATCGACAGTTAAATCAACGTGGTCAACAGCGGTCACGTCACCGTCTTTCGTTTGAAACGTTTTTGCTATTTTTTGTAACGAAATCATGTCTATCCTCTCTTTCTTCCTTTACACAGACATGTCAATTCTCACTATTTGAAATGACAGCAAGTCAGTCTAGGCTTATATTAAGTATGACTTTTCACCATATAAAAAACCTCCCTGCTTGCAAAAAGATAAGCAGAAAGGTTTTATCATAACTGAAAAGCCTTCCTC
The genomic region above belongs to Bacillus sp. A301a_S52 and contains:
- a CDS encoding methionine ABC transporter ATP-binding protein, which translates into the protein MISLQKIAKTFQTKDGDVTAVDHVDLTVDEGEIFGIIGYSGAGKSTLIRLLNMLETPSSGDITVAGKNMTTLTKKELRKARQEIGMIFQHFNLLWSRTVEENIAFPLEIKGVSKGEKKKRVQELITLVGLEGRGGSYPAQLSGGQKQRVGIARALATNPKVLLCDEATSALDPKTTDSILDLLVDINKKLSLTIILITHEMHVIRKICHRVAVMENGQIVEEGPVLDVFRSPKEDMTKEFVKQVTEPEETEEAIAHLFKDDGIGHVLQLTFVGSDAKRSLITDVVRRFDISISILQGKISQTRDGSYGSLFVNVTGEKPVIEEAITYIKEQKVDVEVIHYV